Proteins found in one Mucilaginibacter gracilis genomic segment:
- a CDS encoding histone H1, with protein MNTFEKLKALVNASEADATKFYAKGNQSAGVRLRKALSGIKTLSHEGRAEVTSLKKSALKK; from the coding sequence ATGAACACGTTTGAAAAACTGAAAGCATTAGTCAATGCAAGCGAAGCAGATGCCACCAAATTTTACGCCAAAGGCAATCAGTCCGCAGGTGTCCGCCTGCGCAAAGCCTTGTCCGGCATCAAAACACTGTCGCATGAAGGCCGGGCAGAAGTGACAAGTTTGAAAAAATCTGCATTGAAAAAATAG
- the traM gene encoding conjugative transposon protein TraM has product MEQPTIQFQRKRKFLLFLPLFVLPLLALVFYGMGGGKGDQTATTAHPGINASLPGATFEKGKAPDDKLSLYEKQKRDSISARQHDASGFLAGMGFDTAHSVAKPKPDESVAQINAKLAQINREVNRPAPAVPRYSNAGTTDTQTRKLQQIVNAMKQGNTEDPEMKQLDGLMDKLLDLQHPERVANSLKQQADTLSRKDTAFRAVPAVIEGNQKVAPGGVVKLKLLDTLRIGKLLIPKGQLLFGACSVTNQRLLLEIRNIRLGTAIIPVNLTVFSLDGLAGIDAPEAELGEAAGNGTANALSNMQFLSMDQSIGTQAATAGISAATGLLSKKVKKIRVKLKGNTPVLLRVNKN; this is encoded by the coding sequence ATGGAACAACCAACCATTCAATTCCAGCGAAAACGCAAATTCCTGCTTTTCCTGCCCTTATTCGTCCTGCCGCTACTGGCCCTCGTTTTTTATGGCATGGGCGGCGGCAAGGGTGATCAAACTGCAACCACTGCCCATCCCGGCATTAATGCCAGCCTGCCCGGCGCGACCTTTGAAAAAGGGAAAGCGCCTGACGATAAGCTGAGCCTGTACGAAAAACAAAAACGGGATTCGATCAGTGCAAGGCAACATGATGCTTCCGGTTTCCTTGCGGGGATGGGCTTTGATACAGCACATTCGGTTGCCAAGCCAAAACCCGACGAAAGCGTCGCACAGATCAATGCAAAGCTGGCGCAGATCAACAGGGAAGTGAACCGGCCTGCACCTGCCGTACCCCGGTATAGCAATGCGGGTACCACCGATACACAAACCCGGAAATTGCAGCAGATAGTCAATGCGATGAAGCAGGGCAATACGGAAGACCCCGAAATGAAGCAACTGGACGGCCTGATGGATAAGCTACTGGACCTGCAACACCCGGAACGGGTTGCAAATTCGCTAAAGCAACAGGCCGATACGCTCAGCAGGAAAGATACGGCTTTCAGGGCAGTCCCGGCGGTCATTGAGGGCAACCAAAAAGTCGCGCCGGGCGGCGTGGTGAAATTAAAGCTGCTGGATACATTACGCATCGGTAAATTATTGATTCCCAAAGGCCAATTATTGTTCGGCGCCTGCAGTGTAACCAACCAGCGCTTATTGCTCGAAATCCGAAATATCCGGCTGGGAACAGCCATTATCCCGGTCAACCTGACGGTGTTTTCCCTGGACGGCCTCGCCGGTATCGATGCACCGGAGGCGGAACTGGGCGAAGCAGCGGGAAACGGCACCGCAAACGCTTTGTCCAATATGCAGTTTCTTTCCATGGATCAATCCATCGGCACACAGGCGGCAACGGCAGGCATTTCCGCTGCAACAGGGCTGTTATCCAAAAAGGTAAAAAAGATCAGGGTGAAGCTGAAAGGTAATACGCCCGTATTGCTCCGTGTCAACAAAAATTGA
- the traK gene encoding conjugative transposon protein TraK: MFTQLKNIDTAFQHIKRFSYLLIVACTLISGFAIYKSYQSTENYKNHIYILANGKALEAFAADRKENIPVELRDHISMFHHYFFTLDPDDKQIQATVTKALYLADGSAKTAYDNLKESNFYAGMISGNISQQVQVDSVQLDMNQYPFYFKCFATEKLIRSSGTISRSLVTQGYARNVSRSDNNPHGFLIEKWETLENKDINPNGK; this comes from the coding sequence ATGTTCACACAACTCAAAAACATCGATACGGCATTCCAGCATATCAAGCGCTTCAGCTATTTGCTGATCGTCGCCTGTACGCTGATCTCGGGGTTTGCCATCTATAAAAGCTACCAGTCTACCGAGAACTATAAAAATCATATTTATATCCTGGCCAATGGTAAAGCGCTGGAAGCTTTTGCAGCCGACCGGAAGGAAAATATTCCGGTAGAGCTAAGGGATCATATCAGCATGTTCCACCATTATTTTTTTACGCTGGACCCGGATGATAAACAAATCCAGGCAACGGTAACGAAAGCACTGTATTTAGCCGATGGCAGCGCCAAGACTGCTTATGATAACCTGAAGGAAAGCAATTTCTATGCAGGAATGATCTCCGGCAATATCTCGCAGCAGGTACAGGTCGACAGCGTGCAACTGGATATGAACCAGTATCCCTTTTACTTTAAATGCTTTGCCACGGAAAAGCTGATCCGGAGCAGCGGTACAATCAGCCGCAGCCTGGTCACGCAGGGTTACGCCCGTAACGTATCGCGCAGTGATAATAACCCACACGGTTTCCTCATCGAAAAATGGGAGACGCTGGAAAACAAAGACATCAACCCTAACGGCAAATAA
- a CDS encoding DUF4134 family protein → MRLNKNGLLLAFSLMLLAFSSQAQDGAAGIQQATTMVKGYFDAGCNLMYAIGAILGIVGAIKVFRKWKAITAAEKNTKRISFPGAINNQLLTNKKVLPTGEDLGGAYVHTTQKHRYGIPAYQALQLFADRRLYADLGVCHL, encoded by the coding sequence ATGCGCTTAAATAAAAATGGGCTATTGCTTGCTTTCAGCCTTATGCTTTTGGCTTTTAGCTCCCAGGCACAGGACGGCGCTGCGGGCATCCAGCAAGCCACCACGATGGTCAAGGGCTACTTCGATGCAGGTTGCAATTTGATGTATGCTATCGGTGCGATCCTGGGGATCGTCGGGGCAATAAAAGTGTTCCGTAAGTGGAAGGCTATAACGGCGGCGGAAAAGAATACCAAAAGGATAAGCTTTCCGGGAGCGATAAATAACCAATTATTAACCAATAAAAAAGTCCTCCCTACCGGGGAGGATTTAGGAGGGGCTTATGTTCACACAACTCAAAAACATCGATACGGCATTCCAGCATATCAAGCGCTTCAGCTATTTGCTGATCGTCGCCTGTACGCTGATCTCGGGGTTTGCCATCTATAA
- a CDS encoding RteC domain-containing protein gives MLRKYYEERYAEFLREMAKVAEAYTDGMDRLAASIACIKKYLKELRDYVVKKGFKDDAEEIWCFKEAKPELMSWYIYHTEWQHIIRRLPVGDDEMVNHYFLNEIRAIDRYLEMVAFFHHYYKMKATEIDHVAFIRGKSLETIILPELAEIDPEFSTCCDYVFAKIMAYERLKERLLEEVRLPDLGIRDIDLRWTGDACNLVEVIYGLYDTKQLNHGKAELQEIANFFEEIFKVKLDRFYRRFTEVKERKVLSPTNYLDQMRDAIMRRVEDDLSLKPKRKHP, from the coding sequence ATGCTTAGGAAGTATTATGAGGAGCGTTATGCGGAGTTTTTAAGAGAGATGGCAAAGGTCGCGGAAGCTTATACGGACGGTATGGATCGTTTGGCAGCGAGTATCGCTTGTATCAAGAAGTATTTAAAGGAACTGCGGGACTACGTGGTTAAAAAAGGTTTCAAAGATGATGCAGAGGAGATCTGGTGTTTCAAAGAAGCCAAGCCGGAATTAATGAGCTGGTATATTTATCATACCGAATGGCAGCATATCATTCGCCGCTTACCAGTGGGTGATGATGAAATGGTGAATCATTATTTCCTTAATGAGATCAGGGCCATTGACCGTTACCTCGAAATGGTGGCCTTCTTTCACCATTATTATAAAATGAAAGCTACAGAAATAGACCATGTGGCTTTTATCCGCGGCAAATCACTGGAAACAATCATCCTGCCCGAACTGGCAGAGATCGACCCGGAGTTTTCGACCTGCTGCGATTATGTATTTGCCAAGATCATGGCTTATGAGCGTTTAAAGGAACGCTTACTGGAGGAAGTGCGTTTGCCCGACCTGGGCATCAGGGATATTGATCTGCGCTGGACGGGCGATGCCTGCAATTTGGTGGAGGTGATCTATGGGCTTTATGATACGAAACAGCTTAACCATGGTAAGGCGGAATTACAGGAGATCGCTAATTTCTTCGAAGAGATCTTTAAGGTAAAGCTCGACCGCTTTTACCGCAGGTTTACCGAGGTCAAGGAACGCAAGGTATTAAGCCCGACGAATTACCTGGACCAGATGCGGGACGCGATCATGCGCCGTGTCGAGGATGATCTTTCGCTTAAACCTAAGCGAAAGCACCCATAA
- a CDS encoding helix-turn-helix transcriptional regulator has product MRTIKLQLPIFSSLMILIDVLYLTWQLFHFYFRPEDRRHWRITFVVLLLLIYNCAALYVSTIWASIGVNFFTGCVVALLLIRDRLAKKAKSGQPLSPALNENLSAFELKCIAYGLTHKEAEVTLLIAQGKTYEEIADVLFISKRTVESRAQSVYRKVGTSNRIVLVKKLDL; this is encoded by the coding sequence ATGCGAACGATCAAATTACAACTGCCCATTTTTTCATCCTTAATGATCCTTATCGATGTTTTGTACCTGACCTGGCAATTATTCCATTTTTATTTCAGGCCGGAGGACCGCAGGCACTGGCGGATCACCTTCGTTGTTTTGTTGTTATTAATTTACAACTGTGCGGCCCTCTATGTCAGCACAATTTGGGCAAGTATTGGGGTCAATTTTTTCACTGGCTGCGTAGTTGCCTTGCTGTTGATCAGGGATCGTCTGGCTAAAAAGGCAAAAAGTGGGCAACCCCTATCGCCAGCCCTTAACGAGAACCTGTCAGCATTTGAATTGAAATGCATCGCCTATGGCCTTACCCATAAAGAGGCCGAGGTCACCCTATTGATCGCCCAGGGCAAAACCTACGAGGAGATCGCCGATGTATTATTTATCTCTAAGCGTACAGTAGAATCAAGGGCGCAAAGTGTTTATCGCAAAGTGGGCACGAGCAACCGTATCGTATTGGTAAAAAAGCTCGACCTCTAA
- a CDS encoding cyclic nucleotide-binding domain-containing protein: MKNYIELSWHQDALEKLAAHLNSFREQRPLLYEHLGNVMEPKQVNPKAGEMLFNPQRVIDKSYYIYEGFVIILKEIENQGRQVLSIYKKDSIVSSDSFEAREASGLYLYATPGARLLEVTYQQMREVYSTFPETHELAKLILGYWHKKELEMRAILNKEALIVVEWFYINYPEFLTRYHKLLADPELSTFLLIKEKTLKLARTKLLKAGRIKWFIR; the protein is encoded by the coding sequence ATGAAAAACTATATTGAATTGTCCTGGCACCAGGATGCATTAGAAAAGTTAGCCGCGCACCTAAACAGTTTCAGGGAACAGCGTCCATTATTATACGAGCATTTAGGAAATGTGATGGAGCCAAAACAAGTTAACCCAAAGGCAGGTGAAATGCTTTTTAACCCGCAGCGCGTGATTGATAAATCCTATTACATCTATGAGGGATTTGTCATTATTCTAAAGGAAATAGAAAACCAGGGCAGACAAGTGCTAAGCATTTATAAAAAGGACAGTATCGTGTCAAGTGATAGTTTTGAGGCCCGGGAAGCCTCGGGCCTGTATCTGTATGCAACACCTGGCGCACGTTTACTCGAAGTTACTTACCAGCAAATGCGGGAGGTTTATTCGACTTTTCCTGAAACGCACGAACTGGCCAAATTGATCTTAGGTTACTGGCATAAGAAAGAGCTGGAAATGCGCGCAATTCTTAATAAGGAAGCTTTGATCGTAGTGGAATGGTTTTATATCAACTATCCTGAATTCTTGACACGATACCATAAGTTACTTGCAGATCCGGAACTATCCACGTTTTTGTTAATCAAAGAAAAGACATTAAAACTGGCAAGGACCAAACTGCTAAAGGCAGGTAGGATTAAATGGTTTATACGATAG
- a CDS encoding NAD-dependent epimerase/dehydratase family protein encodes MSKILVIGACGQLGTELTAALRAKYGQDQVLAADIRPLADTPFDSRPYVLLNVMDKLELRTLVLKEKIGVVYHLAAMLSASGEKQPLVAWDLNMKGLLNVLDIAKSDQLKVFWPSSIAVFGPTGPKAFSPQYAITEPTTAYGISKVAGELWCHYYSEQYGVDVRSIRYPGLISHSALPGGGTTDYAVDIFHQALKYRQYTSFIKAHTALPMMYMEDAVRATLELMDAPVEKLTVRTGYNVHALSFTPEQLAMEIEKHLPTFKMFYKPDSRQLIADSWPTSVDDRHARNDWGWQPQYDLPAMVRDMLHNLKYLNS; translated from the coding sequence ATGAGCAAGATATTAGTGATCGGTGCTTGCGGGCAATTGGGGACGGAACTAACGGCGGCGCTAAGGGCAAAATATGGCCAGGATCAGGTGCTGGCGGCAGATATTCGCCCGTTGGCGGATACACCGTTTGACAGCAGGCCTTACGTGCTGCTAAATGTCATGGATAAGCTGGAGCTACGGACGCTGGTGCTGAAGGAAAAGATCGGGGTGGTTTACCATCTGGCGGCAATGTTGTCTGCCAGTGGTGAGAAACAGCCTTTGGTAGCCTGGGATTTGAACATGAAGGGCTTATTGAATGTATTAGACATTGCTAAATCGGATCAGTTGAAAGTTTTCTGGCCAAGCAGTATTGCGGTGTTTGGGCCAACTGGGCCAAAGGCATTTAGTCCGCAATATGCGATCACGGAACCAACGACGGCTTACGGGATCAGCAAAGTGGCCGGGGAACTCTGGTGCCATTATTACAGTGAGCAATATGGCGTGGATGTGCGCAGTATCCGGTATCCTGGGTTAATCAGCCATTCGGCTTTACCTGGTGGCGGGACTACCGACTATGCCGTGGATATTTTTCACCAGGCACTGAAATACCGCCAGTACACCAGCTTTATCAAAGCACATACTGCTTTACCGATGATGTATATGGAGGATGCGGTTCGGGCAACGCTGGAACTGATGGATGCTCCGGTAGAAAAATTAACGGTACGAACCGGCTATAATGTTCACGCTTTGAGCTTTACGCCGGAACAGCTGGCTATGGAAATCGAAAAACACCTGCCAACATTTAAAATGTTTTATAAACCCGATTCCAGGCAACTGATCGCCGATAGCTGGCCGACCAGTGTGGATGACCGGCATGCGCGGAACGACTGGGGTTGGCAGCCGCAATATGATCTGCCAGCGATGGTCAGAGATATGCTGCATAACCTGAAATATCTAAATAGTTAA
- a CDS encoding TlpA family protein disulfide reductase, translating to MNKILVICAVLLLSALKVSAQDLIVKGKLSLADTLQVRLTDGINVDTLVTNNGEFYFKRKPGRSLAYAILAWPVHDKNHKEFYKKFFVEKGEVTIMDSAVTMTYPEYEDKFDEFAKWNDPLIKLREQISKVRSGNPAIADQRITRATSLLIDKLQIETAKAFVLANTDNIISAYVFGEYLLPGIQDAALLDSIYNCIDAKFRDTRIMRLIAQAIEGKKNTRSGQPVLSFSATTSTGKQFSLSSLKGKYVLLDFWGTWCPPCVAGFPRMKIYHDKYAGKIEFVGIACRDDEKALRAAIRKYQLDWTQILNHETVDGIQKKYAIDGGFPAKVLIDPQGRLVQLYHGETNDLYDKLDELFNVKD from the coding sequence ATGAATAAAATTTTGGTGATCTGCGCTGTCCTTTTGCTTAGTGCCTTAAAAGTGAGTGCTCAGGATTTAATTGTCAAAGGAAAGCTGAGTTTGGCGGATACGTTGCAGGTCAGGCTAACAGACGGTATCAATGTAGATACACTTGTGACAAATAACGGCGAGTTTTATTTTAAGCGTAAACCGGGAAGATCGCTGGCTTATGCCATCCTTGCCTGGCCGGTTCATGATAAAAACCACAAAGAATTTTACAAAAAGTTTTTTGTGGAAAAGGGAGAAGTTACCATCATGGATAGTGCGGTTACGATGACTTATCCCGAATATGAGGACAAATTTGACGAGTTTGCCAAATGGAATGATCCGCTAATAAAACTGCGTGAACAAATAAGCAAGGTAAGGTCCGGTAACCCGGCGATTGCCGACCAACGGATAACACGGGCAACAAGCCTACTGATCGATAAGCTGCAAATCGAGACTGCTAAAGCTTTTGTTTTAGCTAACACAGATAATATCATATCTGCTTATGTTTTTGGGGAGTATTTGCTTCCCGGCATACAGGATGCAGCGCTGTTAGATTCAATTTACAATTGTATTGACGCAAAATTTCGCGATACGCGTATCATGCGGCTGATCGCACAGGCAATTGAAGGCAAGAAAAATACAAGGTCTGGTCAACCGGTGCTTAGTTTTTCGGCAACTACCAGCACGGGCAAACAATTTAGCCTTTCTTCCCTGAAGGGAAAATATGTGCTGTTGGATTTCTGGGGTACCTGGTGCCCGCCCTGCGTGGCCGGTTTTCCAAGGATGAAAATTTATCACGATAAATATGCGGGTAAAATTGAATTTGTAGGTATCGCCTGCCGGGATGATGAAAAAGCGTTGCGTGCGGCAATAAGGAAATATCAGCTGGACTGGACGCAGATTCTCAATCATGAAACGGTGGACGGTATCCAAAAAAAATATGCCATTGATGGTGGTTTCCCTGCCAAGGTGCTGATTGACCCGCAGGGTCGTCTTGTGCAGCTATATCACGGTGAAACAAATGATTTGTATGATAAACTGGATGAACTGTTTAACGTAAAGGATTGA
- a CDS encoding family 78 glycoside hydrolase catalytic domain, producing the protein MKASRIILSGCLLLIGCNLCCAQSILFTKAQWISPSYQEDTVSRPCPVFTKTWITIKQVKSAKLYITALGLYEATLNNTKVGNAYFTPGFTSYNKRLQYQTYDVTNLLKKGKSNISVTVADGWYRGVFGGNIKQNNYGKQAGLLLQLVVTFTDGTQQIISSDDSWSCGTGMTRYADFYGGEMQDTRLTHIINESPVKYLMPQKFSLVPTTTEPVTRHEVFKAKHILTNQVIDFGQNLAGFVRLKVKGKAGDTVKVYHAELLDSAGNLYTGNLRDAKAEDVYVLNGKEQVLEPHFTYHGFRYAKVIGIKINKDNCTAVALYSNIKPTGTFACSNPMINQLQHNILWSMKSNFMDIPTDCPQRSERLGWTGDAQVFSRTAALNANVLNFYSKYLQDLAADQGKNGGLPNIIPDVYTHTLEKKGGVAGWGDASTIIPMTMYEMYGDKNVLQRQYSSMKAWVDFIKKQSPDNLWEVNGYGDWYALGDSTSLHYIDQCFYIHSTENLIKAASLLHNDRDVKSYTALLKNIKGAYTKAYGHFDTKAIQTQTAYVLALAFDLLPEEQRPKVAALLAQKIKDNGNKLATGFLGTPYLLPVLSKFGYSDLAYQLLLQQECPSWLYPVTKGATTIWERWDAIRPDGSVQETSFNHFSYGAVGQWFYENIAGIQATSPGYKTIRISPEIGGNLTWAKATYKSQYGLIRSSWQLKGKQVILKVTIPKNTKAIVYVPGKDSIKVGPGSYKFNGSFTSSGDNDGPYVYYSGKSIWVKSVNNEKVTSDSLPITEKAKTTIKIHFNGHPLWDFNCRLKSILRNEPVQYAPVNKLFVVSDIEGEFEAFRGLLIANKIIDSKYNWIFGKGHLVICGDLFDRGKDVVPYLWLLYKLEQEAKSKGGYVHTILGNHDIMNLSGDFRYVDQKYFNTASKLNLTYSELFSAKTELGRWLRTKNIVEKIGDRLLLHGGISPQINALRMPLEKLNSSCRSFYDQPRKELPANVAPLFGKDGPFWYRGYFMEPRATSATIDSTLAFYGCKQIIVGHTILARNIASYYNGKVIGIDVNEHEGKRAGLLINNNQCYITDEQGHRKKLIYKKENDAIKPEDIL; encoded by the coding sequence ATGAAAGCCTCTAGAATCATATTGTCTGGCTGTTTGCTATTAATTGGGTGTAACTTATGTTGCGCCCAATCAATCCTGTTTACAAAAGCACAATGGATCAGTCCGTCCTATCAGGAAGATACGGTTAGTCGGCCTTGTCCTGTTTTTACAAAAACATGGATTACCATAAAGCAGGTCAAGAGTGCAAAATTGTATATAACCGCTTTAGGTTTGTATGAAGCAACGCTCAATAATACCAAAGTTGGAAATGCCTATTTCACACCTGGCTTTACGAGTTACAATAAACGCTTGCAATACCAAACCTATGATGTAACCAATTTATTAAAAAAGGGCAAAAGTAATATCAGCGTTACAGTTGCAGATGGCTGGTATCGCGGCGTATTCGGGGGCAATATCAAACAGAACAATTACGGCAAGCAGGCAGGTCTACTGTTACAGTTGGTAGTCACCTTTACTGACGGCACCCAACAAATTATTAGCTCCGATGATAGCTGGAGTTGTGGAACAGGCATGACCCGCTATGCGGATTTTTACGGTGGCGAAATGCAGGATACCAGGCTTACCCATATCATCAACGAATCGCCCGTAAAATACTTAATGCCGCAGAAATTCAGTTTAGTACCTACTACAACAGAACCGGTCACCCGGCACGAAGTGTTCAAGGCGAAGCACATTTTAACTAATCAGGTCATTGATTTCGGGCAGAACCTGGCTGGTTTTGTGCGGCTTAAGGTAAAAGGAAAAGCCGGGGATACGGTCAAAGTTTACCATGCAGAATTACTGGACAGCGCGGGAAACTTATATACCGGCAACCTGCGTGACGCCAAGGCAGAAGATGTTTACGTACTGAATGGAAAAGAGCAGGTATTGGAACCGCACTTTACCTATCATGGCTTTCGCTACGCGAAGGTGATCGGCATAAAAATCAATAAAGATAATTGCACGGCTGTAGCGCTCTATTCAAATATAAAGCCTACTGGAACTTTCGCCTGCTCTAATCCGATGATCAACCAGTTGCAGCATAACATCCTTTGGAGTATGAAAAGCAATTTCATGGATATCCCTACGGACTGCCCGCAAAGGAGCGAACGCCTGGGCTGGACAGGAGATGCACAGGTGTTTTCCAGGACAGCCGCTTTAAACGCCAACGTCCTGAATTTCTACAGCAAATATTTGCAGGATTTGGCAGCTGATCAAGGGAAGAACGGCGGTTTGCCGAATATCATCCCTGATGTTTATACGCATACATTAGAAAAGAAAGGTGGTGTAGCAGGCTGGGGAGATGCTTCAACGATTATACCCATGACCATGTATGAAATGTACGGTGACAAAAACGTTTTACAACGCCAATACAGTTCCATGAAGGCCTGGGTAGATTTTATCAAGAAGCAAAGTCCGGATAACCTTTGGGAAGTAAACGGTTATGGGGATTGGTATGCTTTAGGAGATTCTACGAGTCTTCATTACATTGACCAATGCTTTTATATCCATTCCACGGAAAACCTCATTAAAGCCGCAAGCCTTTTACATAATGACCGTGACGTAAAAAGCTATACCGCATTACTGAAAAATATCAAAGGCGCTTATACCAAAGCTTACGGACACTTTGATACCAAAGCCATCCAAACCCAAACGGCTTATGTCCTGGCATTGGCCTTTGACTTGCTGCCGGAAGAACAAAGGCCAAAGGTCGCCGCCTTGTTGGCCCAAAAGATAAAAGACAATGGCAACAAACTGGCAACCGGATTTTTAGGAACGCCTTACCTGCTTCCTGTACTCAGCAAATTCGGCTACAGCGACCTTGCCTATCAATTACTATTGCAGCAAGAATGCCCAAGCTGGCTTTACCCGGTCACCAAAGGTGCTACTACGATCTGGGAACGCTGGGATGCGATACGGCCAGATGGTAGCGTACAGGAAACTTCCTTCAATCATTTTTCATACGGCGCAGTCGGACAATGGTTTTATGAAAACATAGCCGGGATTCAAGCTACTTCACCCGGCTATAAAACGATCCGAATTAGCCCCGAGATCGGTGGAAACCTGACCTGGGCGAAAGCGACTTACAAAAGTCAATATGGATTGATCAGGTCATCATGGCAATTGAAAGGCAAACAAGTCATCTTAAAAGTCACCATTCCAAAAAACACCAAAGCCATCGTTTATGTACCGGGAAAAGACAGTATCAAAGTTGGCCCTGGTAGTTATAAATTTAATGGAAGCTTTACATCGTCAGGCGACAATGACGGCCCTTATGTATATTATTCCGGTAAAAGCATATGGGTCAAATCAGTAAATAATGAAAAAGTAACAAGTGATAGTTTACCGATTACCGAGAAAGCAAAAACCACTATCAAGATCCATTTTAACGGACACCCGTTATGGGACTTTAATTGCAGGCTCAAATCAATTTTGCGCAACGAGCCGGTGCAATATGCTCCCGTTAATAAACTGTTTGTGGTTTCAGACATTGAAGGAGAGTTTGAAGCCTTTCGTGGTTTACTGATCGCCAACAAAATAATCGACAGTAAATACAACTGGATCTTTGGTAAAGGCCATTTGGTGATCTGCGGTGACCTCTTTGACCGGGGTAAAGACGTGGTTCCCTATTTGTGGCTGCTCTATAAATTAGAACAGGAAGCTAAAAGTAAAGGCGGTTATGTACATACGATCTTAGGTAATCATGATATCATGAACCTCAGCGGTGATTTTCGTTATGTAGACCAAAAATATTTTAATACAGCCAGTAAGCTAAATCTAACCTATTCGGAACTCTTTTCAGCAAAAACGGAATTGGGCCGTTGGCTCCGAACAAAAAATATTGTAGAAAAGATCGGAGACCGGCTTCTTCTTCATGGGGGAATTTCGCCTCAGATCAATGCCTTGCGGATGCCATTAGAGAAACTCAATAGCTCATGCAGGTCATTTTATGATCAACCCCGGAAGGAACTACCGGCAAACGTAGCACCGCTTTTTGGCAAAGACGGGCCGTTCTGGTACCGGGGTTACTTTATGGAACCACGCGCGACTTCCGCGACCATCGACAGTACATTGGCTTTTTATGGCTGTAAGCAGATCATTGTCGGCCATACCATCCTGGCAAGAAATATTGCCAGTTATTACAATGGAAAAGTAATCGGAATTGATGTAAATGAACATGAAGGCAAACGCGCGGGCCTACTCATTAACAATAACCAGTGTTATATAACCGACGAGCAGGGCCATCGCAAAAAACTGATTTACAAAAAAGAAAATGACGCAATCAAACCGGAAGATATTTTATAA